The Girardinichthys multiradiatus isolate DD_20200921_A chromosome 6, DD_fGirMul_XY1, whole genome shotgun sequence genome window below encodes:
- the si:ch73-71c20.5 gene encoding DUF4748 domain-containing protein, protein MRVYCYFTNMSASCLTALRASLTGLHGGSSRWFITPGSLTPTVRHRLRLYVSPTAGLYSSRTEPTQSSEAADRGAGRPGQEEPDGPEYIPRRKAKNPMMKIGYAWMIGLPAGIIGFILAKRQVDKNRLKQLKIRQRMKRSNEGEYERSRYRQHTKLDQ, encoded by the exons ATGCGTGTCTACTGTTATTTCACAAATATGTCTGCCTCCTGTCTGACAGCACTGAGGGCATCTCTGACAG GTTTGCACGGTGGTTCTTCTCGGTGGTTCATCACGCCGGGTAGTCTGACGCCGACAGTGCGCCACCGTTTGCGGCTTTATGTCTCCCCCACCGCCGGGTTGTACAGCTCCAGGACCGAACCGACACAAAGCTCCGAGGCGGCCGACAGAGGTGCGGGAAGACCCGGGCAGGAGGAGCCAGACGGTCCCGAGTATATCCCCAGGAGGAAGGCCAAGAACCCTATGATGAAGATTGGCTATGCTTG GATGATCGGACTCCCCGCGGGAATAATCGGCTTCATTTTGGCCAAGAGACAAGTGGACAAAAACCGCCTGAAACAGCTGAAGATCAGACAGAGGATGAAACGATCCAATGAAGGCGAATATGAGAGGAGTCGATATCGCCAACACACAAAACTGGACCAGTGA